The following are from one region of the Gemmatimonadota bacterium genome:
- a CDS encoding DUF1684 domain-containing protein: MTSFNRRIFAFVVISALSSACAPEPWPEPPPVSEEEFAASHAEWHAYRESRQTVPPSGPVIWIGLWELREGANTVGAGDEVSILLAANDVPELAGTIRMEDGAITLEPNEGFASEDGTPVETVLELAHDRSENPTLLRLGSLGMRIHSERGTERLWLRVWDEEHPQIGSFTLPPYYPVTQDWRVTARFEPYPEPRIFELDDVTDGQVENESPGELAFRAAGREHRLVAFASPTSSSFFVSLWDSTAVVNTYQGGRYLRVPFADSTGFTTIDFNRTYNPPCVFTQFSVCSLPPRENRLALAVTAGEQRPTDSTY; this comes from the coding sequence ATGACGTCGTTCAACCGCCGCATTTTCGCATTTGTCGTAATCTCCGCACTCTCGTCGGCCTGCGCTCCGGAGCCCTGGCCGGAGCCGCCACCCGTTTCCGAGGAGGAGTTCGCGGCCTCGCACGCCGAATGGCACGCCTATCGGGAAAGCAGACAGACCGTGCCGCCGAGCGGGCCGGTGATCTGGATTGGCCTCTGGGAGCTCCGCGAAGGCGCGAATACGGTCGGCGCCGGCGACGAGGTCTCCATCCTTCTGGCGGCGAACGACGTTCCGGAGCTGGCAGGGACCATCCGCATGGAAGACGGCGCGATAACGCTGGAGCCCAACGAGGGCTTCGCGTCCGAGGACGGCACTCCGGTCGAAACCGTTTTGGAGCTTGCTCACGATCGGAGCGAGAATCCCACGCTGCTCCGTCTCGGCTCGCTTGGCATGCGCATTCACTCCGAACGGGGCACGGAGCGGCTCTGGCTGCGGGTCTGGGACGAGGAACACCCGCAGATCGGGAGCTTCACGCTACCGCCGTACTACCCGGTCACCCAGGACTGGCGCGTCACGGCGCGCTTCGAGCCCTACCCGGAGCCGCGCATTTTCGAGCTGGACGACGTGACCGACGGACAGGTCGAGAACGAATCTCCCGGCGAGCTCGCATTCAGGGCGGCCGGCCGCGAGCACCGGCTAGTCGCTTTCGCCTCCCCCACCAGTTCGAGCTTCTTCGTCAGCCTGTGGGACTCGACCGCAGTGGTGAACACCTATCAGGGCGGTCGCTATCTCAGGGTGCCGTTCGCGGACTCGACCGGCTTCACCACCATCGACTTCAACCGCACCTACAACCCTCCCTGCGTCTTTACGCAGTTCTCCGTCTGCAGCTTGCCGCCACGAGAAAACCGCCTCGCGCTCGCGGTCACGGCCGGCGAACAGCGACCGACCGATTCCACCTACTGA
- a CDS encoding efflux RND transporter periplasmic adaptor subunit, translated as MTVVGILGGAAVLATLMVVLRPAPPVREPPSRVPFVTTAEANEVSGAIPVNSAGTVRPRAEIDVIAQVSGQVASVAPTFQSGGKVSEGQTLFRIDDADYLNRVQQARANVAAQQVALLQAEEEARIARAEYEGFVRRRAGDPPGEASPLTLKQPQLEAARAALARDSATLADAELALSRTEVRAPFSGVVRTDMVDPGQFVAAGQSVGRLYADDAVEVVVPLSDADAALIPDLWTLEAGDGDRSVQARVFSEYGGASYSWSGYLDRAEAAVDVQTRTIDVVVRIPDPFAGGRATADEDGSEVDDGRRGPPLLVGQFVEVLIDGTAPGRYFTVPRAALRTGNEVWALRPDSSVTIVPVNILQRTDRLVYVTGALEDGQAVVLSGIQFATEGMVVRSNLDGPG; from the coding sequence TTGACCGTCGTCGGTATCCTTGGGGGCGCCGCAGTCCTAGCGACCCTCATGGTCGTGCTGCGTCCCGCCCCACCGGTGCGCGAGCCTCCCTCGCGGGTTCCGTTCGTCACGACCGCCGAGGCCAACGAAGTGAGCGGCGCGATTCCCGTCAATAGCGCGGGGACCGTGCGTCCGAGGGCCGAGATCGACGTCATCGCGCAGGTCAGCGGCCAGGTCGCGTCGGTCGCCCCGACGTTTCAGAGCGGCGGGAAGGTCAGCGAGGGACAGACGCTCTTCCGCATCGACGACGCGGACTATCTGAACCGGGTGCAACAGGCCCGCGCGAATGTCGCCGCGCAGCAGGTCGCGCTCCTGCAGGCGGAGGAGGAGGCCCGCATCGCCCGCGCCGAATACGAGGGGTTCGTCCGCCGCCGGGCGGGCGACCCACCGGGAGAGGCGAGCCCGCTTACGCTCAAGCAGCCGCAGTTGGAGGCCGCCCGGGCCGCGCTGGCGCGCGACAGCGCGACGCTGGCCGACGCCGAGCTGGCGCTCTCGCGGACCGAGGTGCGCGCTCCCTTCAGCGGCGTTGTGCGGACCGACATGGTGGACCCCGGGCAGTTCGTGGCCGCCGGTCAAAGCGTGGGCCGGCTCTACGCCGACGACGCCGTGGAGGTGGTCGTTCCCCTGTCGGACGCCGACGCGGCCCTCATCCCGGACCTGTGGACGCTGGAAGCCGGCGACGGCGACCGGAGCGTCCAGGCCAGGGTGTTCTCGGAGTACGGAGGCGCTTCCTACTCGTGGTCCGGCTACTTGGATCGCGCCGAGGCCGCCGTAGACGTGCAGACCCGCACCATCGACGTGGTGGTCCGCATTCCCGACCCGTTCGCGGGCGGTCGCGCGACTGCCGACGAGGACGGCTCGGAGGTCGACGACGGGCGGAGAGGTCCGCCCCTTCTGGTCGGTCAGTTCGTGGAGGTGCTCATCGACGGGACCGCCCCGGGGCGGTACTTCACCGTTCCGCGCGCGGCGCTTCGGACCGGGAACGAAGTCTGGGCGCTTCGCCCGGACTCGTCGGTCACCATTGTTCCGGTGAACATCCTGCAGCGTACCGACCGACTCGTGTACGTCACCGGAGCTCTGGAGGACGGACAGGCAGTGGTGCTGAGCGGCATCCAGTTCGCGACCGAGGGCATGGTGGTCCGGTCGAACCTGGACGGGCCCGGGTAA
- a CDS encoding efflux transporter outer membrane subunit: MNSRQGLALPGAGSFLLLAASCTLAPAPSVPEPVAELPESFERAEEADVYEAREWWTAFQDPALNTVIDSVLVANFDLAEAVARVRQARAQAGIARAALLPSVQAGATASDQDSPSNVGVGQQFRDIVGDSLFGNALPDRLGIRTWSLGIDFAYELDFWGRARNDRLAAGHEYLASESDYHAARIGVLAETIATYFEIADLRRREALARETVDVLLERMELSETRYDRGLITSFELYQLRQELRNTQAALPQLESRSVDAEGRMAVLLGGFRDKLDAILPDSLAPIPSDDPVAAGVPADLLAQRPDVRSAGLRLEAARFSIGARRAELLPSLSLSGTIGVQSSEADGLFKVDQWFSNLLGNLTAPIFQGGRIRSNIDLAQARFDQLAAAYGRTVVTAVHEVEAALAALGNQGLRHDFLVSQRDEAFASVELQSRRYAAGVGGYIDYLDAVRALLGVESTLAGARRDLALARLALHRSLGGDWTEPPDSEGRRMLTATLSEGSGPRTGGQSR; this comes from the coding sequence ATGAATTCTCGGCAGGGGCTTGCGCTCCCTGGTGCGGGATCCTTCCTGCTCCTGGCCGCATCGTGCACACTTGCGCCGGCGCCCTCGGTGCCGGAGCCGGTGGCCGAGCTTCCCGAGAGTTTCGAGAGGGCGGAAGAGGCGGACGTCTACGAAGCCAGGGAGTGGTGGACGGCCTTCCAGGACCCGGCGCTCAACACCGTCATCGACTCGGTGCTGGTCGCCAACTTCGACCTCGCGGAGGCCGTCGCCAGGGTGCGGCAGGCCAGGGCTCAGGCGGGGATCGCGCGCGCGGCCCTTCTTCCCTCCGTGCAGGCGGGGGCGACTGCCAGCGATCAGGACAGCCCCTCCAACGTCGGGGTCGGTCAGCAGTTCCGTGACATCGTGGGCGACAGCCTGTTCGGCAACGCTCTTCCCGACCGCCTCGGAATCCGAACCTGGTCGCTGGGCATCGACTTCGCATACGAACTGGATTTCTGGGGACGCGCCCGCAACGACCGACTGGCCGCCGGGCACGAGTACCTGGCATCGGAGTCCGATTACCACGCGGCCCGCATCGGGGTGCTGGCCGAGACCATCGCGACCTACTTCGAGATCGCCGACCTGCGCCGGCGCGAGGCCCTCGCTCGCGAGACCGTCGACGTTCTCCTGGAACGGATGGAGCTCTCGGAGACCCGCTACGACCGAGGGCTGATCACTTCCTTCGAGCTCTACCAGCTCCGCCAGGAGCTTCGGAACACCCAGGCCGCGCTTCCTCAACTGGAGAGCCGGTCGGTCGACGCCGAGGGGCGCATGGCCGTCCTGCTGGGCGGATTTCGCGACAAGCTCGACGCGATCCTTCCCGATTCGCTGGCCCCGATACCGTCGGACGATCCCGTGGCCGCAGGAGTACCTGCGGACCTGCTTGCGCAGAGGCCGGACGTGCGCTCGGCGGGTCTGCGGCTGGAGGCCGCCCGTTTCAGCATCGGAGCGCGCCGGGCCGAGCTGCTTCCCTCCCTTTCCCTGTCCGGAACCATCGGGGTGCAGTCCTCCGAGGCCGACGGGCTCTTCAAGGTCGATCAGTGGTTCAGCAACCTGCTCGGCAACCTCACAGCTCCCATTTTCCAGGGCGGCCGCATTCGCAGCAACATCGATCTGGCGCAGGCCCGGTTCGATCAGTTGGCGGCCGCCTACGGTCGCACGGTGGTTACCGCGGTGCACGAGGTGGAAGCGGCGCTGGCAGCGCTCGGCAACCAAGGGCTTCGCCACGACTTTCTGGTCTCGCAGAGGGACGAGGCTTTCGCGTCGGTCGAGCTCCAGTCGCGCCGCTACGCAGCCGGTGTGGGAGGCTACATCGACTATCTTGACGCCGTGCGAGCGCTCCTCGGCGTCGAGTCGACGCTCGCGGGTGCGCGTCGCGACCTGGCTCTGGCGCGCCTGGCGCTACACCGTTCGTTGGGCGGCGACTGGACCGAACCGCCCGACTCGGAAGGCCGGCGCATGCTGACTGCCACCCTATCCGAAGGGTCGGGCCCGCGAACCGGAGGACAATCCAGGTGA
- a CDS encoding glycosyltransferase family 1 protein — MRVALFTDTYPSDLNGVAMTLGKLVAHGRSRGHEFALVTPKVSEEPCANAAVHLRNPSCPVPFYPDLNLAWAMGGQVRKVMTAFNPDVVHVATEATVGIAGRLWAERKHVPLVTSYHTNFVEYLTHYGMGIFATSLWRYLRWFHDLAEVTYCPSSDTLADLRQHGMHDRLKVWSRGVDTDRFDPGRRSMEVRERLAPGAEYVMGYVGRLAGEKRVEVLLEAFRVVRERYGDRVALVVVGDGPRAAALRAEAPEGAHFTGYLRGDALAEAYASFDLFTFPSDTETFGNVVLEALASGVPAVVANRGGVRETVIPGRTGIRVPPLDADAFAEACIRLLANDMERRTLARGAREEALSRSWSAVLDGVLDGYRSQLPDRFREIRA, encoded by the coding sequence GTGAGAGTGGCGCTCTTCACCGACACGTATCCATCCGACCTGAACGGGGTAGCGATGACGCTCGGCAAGCTTGTGGCTCACGGCAGGTCCCGAGGGCACGAATTCGCTCTGGTGACGCCGAAGGTCTCGGAAGAGCCGTGCGCGAACGCCGCCGTCCACCTTCGGAACCCGAGTTGTCCGGTCCCCTTCTATCCCGATCTCAACCTGGCCTGGGCCATGGGGGGGCAGGTTCGTAAGGTCATGACCGCCTTCAACCCGGACGTGGTGCACGTGGCCACCGAGGCGACGGTCGGCATCGCGGGCAGGCTTTGGGCCGAGCGCAAGCACGTACCGCTCGTCACCTCCTACCACACCAACTTCGTGGAGTATCTGACTCACTACGGCATGGGGATCTTCGCCACCTCGCTCTGGCGCTATCTGCGCTGGTTCCACGATCTGGCGGAGGTGACCTACTGCCCGAGCTCGGATACCTTGGCCGATCTGCGTCAGCACGGCATGCACGATCGCTTGAAGGTGTGGTCGCGCGGCGTCGACACCGACCGCTTCGATCCGGGGCGTCGGAGCATGGAGGTGCGAGAGCGGCTGGCGCCCGGGGCGGAATACGTCATGGGGTACGTCGGCAGACTGGCCGGTGAGAAGCGCGTCGAGGTTCTTCTCGAAGCGTTCAGGGTCGTGCGGGAGCGTTACGGCGACCGGGTCGCGCTCGTGGTCGTGGGCGACGGCCCCCGTGCGGCTGCTCTGAGGGCCGAGGCCCCGGAGGGCGCGCACTTCACCGGATACCTGCGCGGTGACGCTCTCGCCGAAGCATACGCCTCCTTCGATCTCTTCACCTTCCCATCCGATACCGAGACCTTCGGCAACGTCGTGCTCGAGGCCCTGGCATCGGGCGTTCCGGCCGTGGTCGCCAACAGGGGTGGCGTGCGCGAGACCGTCATTCCGGGTCGAACCGGGATCCGGGTTCCGCCTCTGGACGCGGACGCCTTCGCCGAAGCGTGCATTCGGCTGCTCGCCAACGACATGGAGCGGCGCACCTTGGCGCGAGGGGCTCGGGAGGAGGCCCTGAGCCGGAGCTGGAGCGCCGTCCTCGACGGGGTTCTCGACGGATACCGGTCGCAGTTGCCCGACAGATTCCGGGAAATCCGGGCGTGA